Proteins encoded by one window of Polaribacter haliotis:
- the nqrF gene encoding NADH:ubiquinone reductase (Na(+)-transporting) subunit F: MILAAGTTGTVIATVVAFLIIALLLITILLVVKQKLSPSGPVKIMINGEREIEVASGDSLLTTLGSNKIFLPSACGGGGTCIQCECHVNSGGGEALPTEVPHFSRKELKEGARLACQVKVKQDMNISIPEEVFGIKKWDAVVVRNYNVASFIKEFVVEIPEDMGYKAGGYIQIEIPPCEVKFENMDITAHPEEHETPDKFEAEWNKFKLRPLVMKNTETVERAYSMASYPAEGREIMLNVRIATPPFDRAKGGWMDVNPGVASSYIFNLKKGDKCVISGPYGEFFINESDAEMLYVGGGAGMAPMRSHLYHLFRTLKTGRKVTYWYGGRSKAELFYIDHFRALEKDFPNFKFFIALSDPLDSDNWKVKKDINDEAGDGFVGFIHNCVIDNYLNLHESPEDLELYFCGPPLMNKAVQKMGEDFGMPDENIRFDDFGG; the protein is encoded by the coding sequence ATGATTTTAGCAGCAGGAACAACAGGAACTGTAATCGCAACAGTAGTAGCGTTTTTAATAATAGCTTTATTATTAATTACAATATTACTAGTTGTAAAACAAAAATTATCGCCATCAGGTCCCGTAAAGATTATGATTAATGGCGAAAGAGAAATTGAAGTAGCTTCAGGAGATTCTTTACTAACTACTTTAGGTAGTAATAAAATTTTCTTACCATCTGCTTGTGGTGGAGGTGGAACATGTATTCAATGCGAATGTCATGTGAATTCTGGTGGAGGAGAAGCTTTACCTACAGAAGTTCCTCATTTTTCTAGAAAAGAACTAAAAGAAGGAGCACGTTTGGCTTGTCAGGTTAAAGTAAAACAAGACATGAACATTTCTATTCCAGAAGAAGTTTTCGGAATTAAGAAATGGGATGCAGTTGTAGTAAGAAATTACAATGTGGCTTCTTTTATTAAGGAATTTGTAGTAGAAATTCCAGAAGATATGGGTTATAAAGCTGGTGGATATATTCAAATTGAAATTCCTCCTTGTGAAGTAAAGTTCGAAAATATGGACATTACTGCACACCCAGAAGAACATGAAACTCCAGATAAATTTGAAGCAGAATGGAATAAGTTTAAACTACGTCCGTTAGTTATGAAAAATACCGAAACTGTGGAAAGAGCTTATTCAATGGCTTCTTACCCAGCAGAGGGAAGAGAAATTATGTTAAACGTTCGTATTGCAACACCGCCATTTGATAGAGCAAAAGGTGGTTGGATGGATGTAAATCCAGGAGTTGCCTCTTCATATATTTTCAATTTGAAAAAAGGAGACAAATGTGTAATTTCTGGACCTTATGGAGAATTCTTCATAAACGAATCGGATGCAGAAATGTTATATGTTGGTGGTGGAGCAGGAATGGCGCCAATGCGTTCTCACTTATATCACTTATTCAGAACTCTTAAAACAGGTAGAAAAGTAACTTATTGGTATGGTGGACGTTCGAAAGCAGAATTGTTTTACATCGATCACTTTAGAGCATTAGAAAAAGATTTTCCAAACTTTAAGTTCTTTATTGCATTATCAGACCCTTTAGATTCGGATAATTGGAAAGTTAAAAAAGATATTAATGATGAAGCTGGAGATGGTTTTGTAGGGTTTATTCACAATTGTGTAATAGATAACTACCTAAATCTTCACGAATCTCCAGAAGATTTAGAATTATACTTCTGTGGACCACCATTAATGAACAAAGCAGTACAAAAAATGGGAGAAGATTTTGGTATGCCAGATGAAAATATCCGATTTGATGATTTTGGAGGATAG
- the nqrE gene encoding NADH:ubiquinone reductase (Na(+)-transporting) subunit E: protein MEHVELFFKSIFIDNMVFAVFLGMCSYLAVSKKVATAVGLGAAVIFVLAITVPLNWLLDQYLLQPGALVWLGDEYADYDLGFLSFIMFIATIATMVQLVEIIVEKFSPSLYNSLGIFLPLIAVNCAILGGSLFMQAREIESLGLAFNYGVSSGIGWFLAILAIAAIREKIRYSSVPPALRGLGITFIITGLMGIGFLSFGGMLTGGDEEGEPSTEPEVVTEKVVKKDLEKEEIAKNTKTIN from the coding sequence ATGGAGCACGTAGAATTATTTTTCAAATCAATTTTTATTGATAATATGGTGTTTGCGGTTTTCTTAGGTATGTGTTCATACTTAGCCGTATCTAAAAAAGTAGCAACAGCAGTTGGTTTAGGAGCTGCCGTAATTTTTGTATTGGCAATAACAGTTCCATTGAACTGGTTATTAGATCAATATTTATTACAACCAGGTGCGTTAGTTTGGTTGGGAGATGAATATGCAGATTACGATTTAGGTTTCCTTTCTTTTATTATGTTTATTGCAACTATTGCAACAATGGTGCAGTTGGTAGAGATAATTGTAGAGAAATTTTCACCATCATTATATAACTCATTAGGTATTTTCTTACCATTAATTGCAGTAAACTGTGCAATTTTAGGAGGTTCTTTATTTATGCAAGCAAGAGAGATTGAATCTTTAGGTTTGGCATTTAATTACGGAGTTTCATCTGGAATTGGTTGGTTTTTAGCAATTTTAGCAATTGCAGCCATTCGTGAGAAAATTAGATATTCAAGTGTTCCTCCAGCATTAAGAGGTTTAGGAATTACTTTTATTATTACTGGTTTAATGGGAATTGGTTTCTTAAGTTTTGGAGGAATGTTAACTGGTGGAGATGAAGAGGGAGAACCTTCTACAGAGCCAGAAGTTGTTACTGAAAAGGTGGTAAAAAAGGATTTAGAAAAAGAAGAAATAGCAAAAAATACTAAAACTATAAATTAA
- a CDS encoding NADH:ubiquinone reductase (Na(+)-transporting) subunit D, translating into MGLLSKKDTKLITDPLADNNPITIQVLGICSALAITAELKASLVMGVAVLFVLGVGNVVISLMRNIIPSKIRIIVQLIVVASLVIIVDQVLKAYAYELSKTLAVFVGLIITNCIIMGRFEAFALANGPWKSFLDGIGNALGYAVILLIVGFFRELLGSGTLFGIPVLGDPIEKTGLYSTGYENNGFMLMPPMALIVVGLIIWVQRSRNKALIED; encoded by the coding sequence ATGGGACTACTTTCAAAAAAAGACACGAAGTTAATCACAGATCCATTAGCAGATAATAACCCAATTACGATTCAAGTATTAGGTATTTGTTCTGCATTAGCAATTACTGCAGAGTTAAAAGCTTCTTTAGTAATGGGAGTTGCTGTATTGTTTGTACTAGGAGTTGGTAATGTTGTAATCTCTTTAATGAGAAACATTATTCCTTCTAAAATTAGAATTATTGTACAACTTATTGTAGTTGCTTCTTTGGTAATCATTGTAGATCAAGTTTTAAAAGCATACGCTTACGAGTTAAGTAAAACATTGGCAGTATTCGTAGGTTTAATTATTACGAACTGTATTATTATGGGACGTTTTGAGGCTTTTGCTTTGGCAAACGGACCTTGGAAATCTTTCTTAGACGGAATTGGAAATGCTTTAGGATACGCAGTTATTTTATTAATTGTTGGTTTTTTTAGAGAATTGTTAGGTTCTGGAACTTTATTCGGAATTCCAGTTTTAGGAGATCCAATCGAAAAAACAGGCTTGTATTCCACAGGTTACGAAAACAACGGATTTATGTTAATGCCACCAATGGCTTTAATAGTTGTAGGATTAATTATTTGGGTACAAAGAAGTAGAAATAAAGCATTAATAGAAGATTAA
- a CDS encoding Na(+)-translocating NADH-quinone reductase subunit C gives MSNKTDSNSYTIIFAIIMVVVVGSLLAFTASSLKPTIKENERMEKQQNILYALGVNENEEGSITFISTDKVADVFAEKISEQIVIEVKDGKIIKEMNREEFMAANNKKEPYLIDIKKQQTRAKNGKSRFLPLFKGEQEGKTVYVAPIRGKGLWDAIWGYVALDTDMVVKGAFFDHAGETPGLGANIKQRYFMDDFYGEKLLTDAGVFKGITVAKGNNDPLNKDKEDFEVDALAGATITGDGVAAMIKKDLKLYLPYFQNLKNKN, from the coding sequence ATGAGTAATAAAACAGATAGTAATAGTTACACAATTATTTTCGCCATTATAATGGTTGTAGTAGTTGGTTCGTTATTAGCATTTACAGCATCGTCATTAAAACCTACAATTAAGGAAAATGAGCGAATGGAAAAGCAACAAAATATATTGTACGCTTTAGGTGTTAATGAAAATGAAGAAGGAAGTATCACTTTTATTTCTACAGATAAAGTAGCAGATGTTTTTGCTGAAAAAATTTCTGAACAAATTGTTATAGAAGTTAAAGATGGCAAAATTATTAAAGAAATGAATCGTGAAGAATTCATGGCAGCTAATAATAAAAAAGAGCCTTATTTAATTGATATTAAAAAACAACAAACCAGAGCAAAAAACGGTAAATCTAGGTTCTTACCTTTATTTAAAGGAGAACAAGAAGGAAAAACTGTTTATGTAGCACCAATAAGAGGTAAAGGTCTTTGGGATGCAATTTGGGGTTATGTTGCTTTAGATACAGATATGGTTGTAAAAGGAGCATTTTTCGATCACGCAGGAGAAACTCCTGGTTTAGGAGCCAACATAAAACAACGTTATTTTATGGACGATTTTTATGGTGAAAAATTATTGACAGATGCAGGTGTATTCAAAGGAATTACAGTTGCAAAAGGAAATAACGATCCATTAAATAAAGATAAAGAGGATTTTGAAGTAGATGCTTTAGCTGGTGCAACAATTACTGGAGATGGTGTTGCTGCAATGATTAAAAAGGATTTAAAGTTGTACTTACCATACTTCCAAAATTTAAAAAATAAAAACTAA
- a CDS encoding NADH:ubiquinone reductase (Na(+)-transporting) subunit B has translation MSLKQNLHNLKEKYKGTKMAPAFNAIHTFLYLPNEVTHKGGTHIKAADDLKRTMNIVIMALIPCLIFGMFNAGYQHYAAIDSSLRTDVLANFFTWDNLWIGIIKVLPLVIVSYGVGLLVEFIFAVIKGHEVEEGYLVTGMLVPLIVPVDTPLWMLAVAVVFGVVIGKEVFGGTGMNILNPALTIRAFLFFAYPTWMSGDKVWVYDAVERTGTADAISGETILGSYAQGNEVIYSMWDKFMGFIPGSVGETSTLLILLGAAFLIFTKIGSWRIILSTFIGAAVMGLIFNQVVAADIITESSKFYGLMNTVWWEHLMIGGLAFGAVFMATDPVTASQTNKGKWIYGFLIGFLSIMIRVFNPAYPEGVFLAILLMNVFAPTIDHYVVQGNVKRRMKRLKAKTA, from the coding sequence ATGAGCTTAAAACAAAACTTACACAATTTAAAAGAGAAATATAAAGGAACAAAAATGGCACCTGCGTTTAACGCAATCCATACTTTTTTATATTTACCTAACGAAGTTACTCACAAAGGAGGAACTCACATTAAAGCAGCAGACGATTTAAAGCGTACAATGAATATTGTAATTATGGCTTTAATTCCTTGTTTGATTTTTGGAATGTTTAACGCAGGTTACCAACATTATGCAGCTATAGATAGTTCTTTAAGAACAGATGTCTTAGCTAATTTTTTTACTTGGGATAACCTTTGGATAGGAATCATAAAAGTTTTACCATTAGTAATTGTTTCTTATGGAGTTGGTCTTTTAGTGGAATTTATTTTCGCGGTAATAAAAGGGCACGAAGTTGAAGAAGGTTATTTAGTAACAGGAATGTTAGTACCATTAATTGTACCTGTAGACACACCTTTATGGATGTTAGCAGTTGCAGTGGTTTTTGGAGTGGTAATTGGTAAAGAAGTATTTGGTGGAACAGGAATGAATATTTTAAATCCTGCTTTAACTATTAGAGCATTCTTATTTTTTGCATATCCAACTTGGATGTCTGGAGATAAGGTTTGGGTGTATGATGCAGTTGAAAGAACAGGAACTGCAGATGCAATTTCTGGAGAAACAATTCTTGGAAGCTATGCCCAAGGAAATGAAGTAATATATTCTATGTGGGACAAGTTTATGGGATTCATTCCAGGTTCTGTAGGAGAAACTTCAACTTTATTAATATTATTAGGTGCAGCTTTTTTAATTTTTACAAAAATTGGAAGCTGGAGAATAATTCTTTCAACATTTATTGGAGCAGCAGTAATGGGTTTAATTTTCAATCAAGTTGTTGCAGCAGATATTATTACAGAATCTAGTAAATTTTACGGATTAATGAACACAGTTTGGTGGGAACACTTAATGATTGGTGGTTTGGCATTTGGAGCTGTTTTTATGGCAACAGATCCTGTAACAGCATCACAAACAAATAAAGGAAAATGGATTTACGGTTTCTTAATTGGTTTCTTATCAATTATGATTCGTGTTTTCAATCCAGCATATCCAGAAGGAGTATTCTTAGCAATTTTATTAATGAATGTATTTGCACCAACCATAGATCATTATGTTGTGCAAGGAAACGTTAAGAGAAGAATGAAACGTTTAAAAGCTAAAACTGCTTAA
- a CDS encoding Na(+)-translocating NADH-quinone reductase subunit A, which translates to MSKDIRIKKGLDIKLVGVAEKTTMNNTQSSIYAVKPEDFHGITPKLIAKEGTEVKAGEALFHSKSDERLLFPSPVSGKVVEVVRGARRKVLAVKISADATQTHKDFETKNADSMSSEEVKNHLLAAGCWPFIKQRPYDVVANPNQAPKAIFVSAYASAPLAADLDYTLAGKETQLQAAIDAVSKLTEGKVHVSVGANSNSPLSGLKGVELHKVSGPHPSGNVGTQIAKIDPINKGEVVWIVSPQDLVVIGELLLTGKLNLTRTVALTGSQFKNPQYVTAIAGATISDVTANNLNDDNTRIISGNVLSGKEVKEDEFLGYYDNQITAIPEGDDYEFFGWNKPIFNKISASRALTFSWLTPNKKYDLNTNTNGEHRAFVVTGAYEQVFPLDIYPMQLLKAFMYKDLDEMEALGGYEVAPEDFALTEFICVSKQPHQKIIREGLDLMREELG; encoded by the coding sequence ATGTCAAAAGACATTCGTATTAAAAAAGGCTTAGATATTAAGCTTGTTGGCGTTGCAGAAAAAACTACTATGAATAATACTCAGAGTAGCATTTATGCAGTAAAGCCAGAAGACTTTCACGGAATAACACCTAAACTTATTGCTAAAGAAGGCACAGAAGTAAAAGCTGGAGAAGCACTTTTTCATTCGAAAAGTGATGAACGTCTATTATTTCCAAGTCCGGTTTCTGGTAAAGTAGTAGAGGTTGTTCGTGGAGCAAGAAGAAAGGTATTAGCAGTTAAAATTTCTGCAGATGCAACACAAACTCATAAAGATTTTGAAACTAAAAATGCAGACTCTATGTCTTCAGAAGAAGTTAAAAATCATTTATTAGCAGCAGGTTGTTGGCCATTTATAAAACAGCGTCCTTATGATGTTGTTGCAAATCCAAATCAGGCTCCAAAAGCTATTTTTGTATCTGCATACGCAAGTGCACCTTTAGCTGCAGACTTAGATTATACTTTAGCAGGGAAAGAAACACAATTGCAAGCAGCAATCGATGCAGTTTCTAAACTTACAGAAGGTAAAGTGCATGTTTCTGTTGGCGCAAATTCTAATTCTCCTTTATCAGGTTTAAAAGGAGTTGAATTACATAAGGTTTCAGGACCACATCCTTCAGGAAATGTAGGAACTCAAATTGCAAAAATAGATCCTATTAATAAAGGTGAAGTTGTTTGGATAGTATCACCACAAGATTTAGTAGTTATTGGAGAGTTGTTATTAACTGGAAAGTTAAATTTAACAAGAACAGTAGCTTTAACTGGTTCTCAATTTAAGAATCCACAATATGTAACTGCAATTGCAGGAGCAACTATTTCGGATGTTACTGCAAACAATTTGAATGACGATAATACAAGAATTATTAGCGGGAACGTACTTTCTGGGAAGGAAGTAAAAGAAGACGAATTTTTGGGTTATTACGATAATCAAATAACAGCGATTCCAGAAGGAGACGATTATGAATTTTTTGGTTGGAACAAACCAATTTTCAATAAAATTTCTGCTTCAAGAGCTTTAACTTTTTCTTGGTTAACACCAAACAAAAAGTACGATTTAAATACAAATACAAATGGAGAGCACAGAGCATTTGTGGTTACAGGTGCTTACGAACAAGTGTTTCCTTTAGATATTTATCCAATGCAATTGTTAAAAGCATTTATGTATAAAGATTTAGATGAAATGGAAGCTTTAGGTGGTTACGAAGTAGCACCAGAAGATTTTGCACTAACAGAATTTATTTGTGTATCTAAACAGCCTCATCAGAAGATAATTCGTGAAGGTTTAGATTTAATGAGAGAAGAATTAGGATAA
- a CDS encoding MBG domain-containing protein, translating to MKTRKLNFFFAVFLGFFLQFVNAQDPNWTVNSADYQYSMTFTTFLNVNGTTLTSTNDKIGAFVNGEIRGVSNVVFVPNANKYVAYLSVFANTDYETINFKIYDSNSDKVVNIDNTETFSIDGNLGGIFQSYSIANPQLNANAVLNSFNFDGINTLVSTISQDEVHIVLPENTSISNLKAVFNSSGNSKVYVDGILQESGVSLQDFTNPITYSVLSENEANLNKYVVSVAVAKNTDPVNVVVSTTDNLNTNTVPVSLDVAFSKAVAGFEKSDFLLENCTISSFLTSDYKNYKIEVVPFSQGKFSVQVPENVSLDLNNNQNTVSNKIGFNYDISKPIIQDISKQSNVDSWWFLVTFNEEVKNVDLSDFELNGLASSNITISNVENLSNNQYKVSISAKNTDLGVVSLGLKNSNNITDLVGNSLVEIKHESYFLTKRKLTITADFKTKIYGEEDPELTYKITSGSLVNGDVISGSLTRPIGENIGTYAITSNLNNDNYEITFIANNLTILYREITVTADLKTKIYGDEDPELTYKMTSGNLVDGDVLSGSLVRVVGENIGEYAITSTLNNDNYEITFIADNLTILKRQITVTVDSKSKNYGDEDPALTYNITSGSLVDGDVLSGSLVRAIGENIGEYAITSTINNDNYEIAFIASDLTITKREITISADIKTKIIGNTDPVLTYRITKGNLVDGDVLIGNLSREAGESLGDYLISSSLSNSNYNITFQSGFLRITAKKGIVITVDSKTKIYGETDPILTYKITSGSLDSGDVLTGSLSRTIGENAGEYVISSNLSNTDYDIIYVSGKLTIAKRKLSITADAKTKIYGESDPEFTYNISSGSLINGDVLSGILNRESGENVGVYKISSTLVNSNYEITFIGSNFIISKKEISITADAKTKIYGESDPEFTYNISSGSLINGDVLSGTLNRELGENVGVYKILSTLVNSNYEITFIGSNFTISKKEISINSDFKTKIYGDSDPDFTYKITSGNLLNGDVLSGTLKREVGENIGDYEISSTLENGNYQINFISSFLTISKREITVTADSIIKGKNDADPPLTYQITNGILVNKDVFTGNLTRELGEEIGAYLIKIGSLSLNNNYELFFIGANFEISTTANINDEILNTEVKLYPNPATYQLSIKGSSQLEIDKIIAYNLLGKTVFKLLKPKNTIQIGHLQRGVYLFKIFTNNGVVIKRIVKK from the coding sequence ATGAAAACACGAAAACTAAATTTCTTTTTTGCTGTTTTTTTAGGTTTTTTCCTACAATTTGTAAATGCACAAGACCCAAATTGGACCGTAAATTCTGCAGATTATCAATATAGTATGACGTTTACAACGTTTTTAAATGTAAATGGAACCACTTTAACATCTACAAACGATAAAATTGGTGCCTTTGTAAATGGAGAAATAAGAGGAGTTTCTAATGTTGTTTTCGTGCCAAATGCCAATAAATATGTTGCGTATTTATCAGTTTTTGCAAATACAGATTATGAAACCATTAATTTCAAAATCTATGATAGCAATTCAGATAAAGTAGTAAATATCGATAACACTGAAACATTTTCTATCGATGGAAATTTGGGAGGAATTTTCCAGTCTTATAGTATTGCAAATCCGCAATTGAATGCTAATGCAGTTCTAAATTCCTTTAATTTTGATGGAATTAATACTTTGGTTTCAACTATTTCGCAAGATGAAGTACATATCGTTTTACCTGAAAACACAAGTATTTCAAACTTAAAAGCCGTTTTTAATTCAAGTGGAAATTCTAAGGTTTATGTAGATGGAATTCTGCAAGAATCAGGGGTATCTCTGCAAGATTTTACGAATCCAATTACTTATTCAGTTTTATCAGAGAATGAAGCCAATTTAAACAAATATGTAGTTTCGGTTGCTGTAGCTAAAAATACAGATCCAGTAAATGTGGTTGTTTCCACAACAGATAATTTGAATACAAACACAGTTCCTGTTTCTTTAGACGTTGCTTTTTCTAAAGCAGTTGCTGGTTTTGAAAAATCAGATTTTTTACTAGAAAATTGTACGATTTCCTCTTTTTTAACTTCAGACTATAAAAACTATAAAATTGAAGTTGTTCCTTTTTCTCAAGGTAAATTTTCGGTTCAAGTTCCTGAAAATGTTTCTTTAGATTTAAATAATAATCAGAATACAGTTTCTAATAAAATTGGATTCAATTATGATATCTCAAAACCTATTATTCAAGATATTTCTAAACAATCGAATGTAGATTCTTGGTGGTTTTTAGTCACTTTTAATGAAGAAGTTAAAAACGTAGATCTATCTGATTTTGAATTAAATGGATTGGCTTCTTCGAATATAACAATTTCAAATGTTGAAAACCTTTCTAACAACCAATATAAAGTAAGTATTTCTGCAAAAAACACAGATCTTGGAGTGGTTTCTTTAGGGTTGAAAAACTCAAATAATATTACAGATTTGGTTGGTAACTCTTTAGTTGAAATAAAACACGAATCTTATTTTTTAACCAAGAGAAAACTAACAATTACAGCAGATTTTAAAACAAAAATTTACGGAGAAGAAGATCCAGAATTAACCTACAAGATTACATCAGGAAGTTTGGTGAATGGCGATGTTATATCAGGGAGTTTAACTAGACCAATTGGCGAGAATATTGGAACTTACGCAATTACATCAAATCTAAATAACGATAATTACGAGATTACATTTATCGCTAATAATTTAACGATTTTATATAGAGAAATTACAGTTACAGCAGATTTAAAAACAAAAATTTACGGAGACGAAGACCCAGAATTAACCTACAAAATGACTTCAGGCAATTTGGTAGATGGCGATGTTTTATCAGGAAGTTTAGTTAGAGTAGTTGGCGAGAATATTGGAGAATATGCAATTACATCTACTTTAAATAACGATAATTACGAGATTACATTTATTGCTGATAATTTAACGATTTTAAAAAGACAAATTACAGTTACAGTAGATTCAAAATCAAAAAATTACGGAGACGAAGATCCAGCATTAACTTATAATATTACTTCAGGAAGTTTGGTAGATGGCGATGTTTTATCAGGAAGTTTAGTTAGAGCAATTGGCGAGAATATTGGAGAATATGCAATTACATCTACTATAAATAACGATAATTACGAGATTGCATTTATTGCAAGTGATTTAACAATTACTAAAAGAGAAATTACAATTTCAGCAGATATTAAAACTAAGATTATTGGAAATACAGATCCGGTTTTAACTTATAGAATTACCAAAGGTAATTTAGTTGATGGAGATGTTTTAATTGGAAATTTAAGCAGAGAAGCTGGAGAGAGTTTGGGTGATTATTTAATAAGTTCTTCGCTTTCAAATTCTAATTATAATATTACCTTTCAATCTGGTTTTTTAAGAATTACTGCAAAAAAAGGAATCGTAATAACAGTAGATTCAAAAACTAAAATTTACGGAGAAACAGACCCAATTTTAACATATAAAATTACATCTGGAAGTTTAGATTCTGGTGATGTTTTAACAGGAAGTTTAAGTAGAACAATTGGAGAAAATGCTGGGGAATATGTAATTTCATCGAATTTATCGAACACAGATTACGATATTATTTATGTTTCAGGAAAATTAACCATTGCTAAAAGAAAATTATCAATTACAGCAGATGCAAAAACAAAAATTTATGGAGAATCAGATCCTGAGTTTACCTACAATATTTCTTCAGGAAGTTTAATAAATGGCGATGTTTTATCAGGTATTTTAAATAGAGAATCAGGAGAAAATGTAGGTGTTTACAAGATTTCATCAACTTTGGTAAATAGCAATTACGAAATAACTTTTATCGGCAGTAACTTTATAATTTCAAAAAAAGAAATATCAATTACAGCAGATGCAAAAACAAAAATTTATGGAGAATCAGATCCTGAGTTTACCTACAATATTTCTTCAGGAAGTTTAATAAATGGCGATGTTTTATCAGGGACATTAAATAGAGAATTAGGAGAAAATGTAGGTGTTTATAAGATTTTATCAACTTTGGTAAATAGCAATTACGAAATTACTTTTATCGGTAGTAACTTTACAATTTCAAAAAAAGAAATATCTATTAATTCAGATTTTAAAACAAAAATCTATGGAGATTCAGACCCAGATTTTACTTATAAAATAACTTCAGGGAATTTATTAAATGGAGACGTTTTATCAGGTACCTTAAAAAGAGAAGTAGGAGAGAATATTGGAGATTACGAAATCTCATCAACATTAGAAAATGGAAATTATCAAATTAATTTTATAAGTAGTTTTTTAACTATTTCAAAAAGAGAAATTACAGTTACTGCAGATTCTATAATAAAAGGTAAAAATGATGCAGATCCTCCTTTAACCTATCAAATAACGAATGGAATTTTAGTAAATAAAGATGTTTTTACTGGGAATTTAACAAGAGAATTAGGAGAAGAAATAGGGGCTTATTTAATAAAAATAGGTTCACTTAGTTTAAATAATAACTACGAATTGTTTTTTATAGGAGCTAATTTTGAAATCTCAACAACTGCAAATATTAATGATGAAATTTTAAATACTGAAGTTAAATTATATCCAAATCCAGCTACATATCAATTAAGCATAAAAGGAAGTAGTCAATTAGAAATTGATAAAATTATCGCTTATAACTTATTAGGAAAGACGGTTTTTAAATTATTAAAACCTAAAAACACCATTCAAATAGGGCATTTACAAAGAGGTGTTTATTTATTTAAAATATTCACAAATAATGGAGTTGTAATTAAAAGAATCGTAAAGAAATAA